A DNA window from Macadamia integrifolia cultivar HAES 741 chromosome 4, SCU_Mint_v3, whole genome shotgun sequence contains the following coding sequences:
- the LOC122077532 gene encoding F-box/FBD/LRR-repeat protein At5g56420-like, producing MGNCVSSRELSVSAKNSIINTKEIEGIEEDRISHLPDEVLSHIISFLTLREAMRTSSLSRRWKYAWRTSVSNLDFDAKNMLGIQNYPIHGQEITSKFIGVVDQTLKLLQDFKVERFRICWDLDNRHGSILHRWVKFAIMSGAKELHLDLYPSPDYDLYSLPSGLLGSVKKSSLNHLHLSFCTLNILRPYPSFEGFESLTTLSLKHVFLTEEDVGDLLCHCSLLECLKLAECMNLVILRIFSPSLKYVGVNDLSDLVEIKLCATSLVTFEFTGHMVNFCFVNVPLLINVMLHIVGFHNSDEAPIALTTLPAHLPQLENLVIYNTKLYFETVFPSESLPIYTNLTRLVMVSKVPEMDFFFWIITFMKVAPYLKTLQLHLCHLKDESETREIIRLSNIPHRYLKFLEVNGFSGYQEQIDMINYILKNAIALESVLIDPRPKFYLGDGKWKTHNNQCFLPTRERKRIYELLLQEFQPVGVQLTIL from the exons ATGGGTAATTGTGTAAGCTCTAGAGAGTTATCTGTCTCTGCAAAGAATTCAATTATCAATACCAAG gagatcGAGGGAATAGAGGAGGATCGCATAAGCCATCTACCAGACGAGGTCTTGAGCCACATTATATCATTTTTGACATTAAGAGAAGCAATGAGAACTAGTTCATTATCGCGAAGGTGGAAGTATGCTTGGAGGACATCAGTTTCAAATCTTGATTTTGATGCTAAGAACATGCTTGGAATCCAGAATTATCCAATACATGGGCAAGAAATAACATCCAAATTTATAGGAGTGGTTGATCAAACCTTGAAGCTTCTTCAGGATTTTAAGGTTGAAAGGTTTAGAATCTGCTGGGACTTGGATAACAGGCATGGGTCTATTCTTCACAGATGGGTCAAGTTTGCAATAATGTCAGGGGCCAAAGAACTTCATCTTGACTTGTATCCCAGTCCTGACTATGACCTTTACAGCCTTCCCTCTGGGCTTCTTGGTAGTGTGAAAAAATCCTCCTTGAATCACTTGCATTTGAGTTTCTGCACCTTGAACATCTTGAGACCTTACCCTAGTTTTGAAGGTTTTGAATCCCTTACCACCCTCTCCCTAAAACATGTATTTCTAACTGAGGAAGATGTGGGGGATCTATTGTGCCATTGTTCTCTCCTTGAATGTCTAAAGTTGGCTGAATGCATGAATCTAGTGATTCTAAGGATCTTCAGTCCTTCCCTCAAGTATGTTGGAGTGAATGACCTTTCTGATTTGGTTGAAATCAAGCTATGTGCTACAAGTCTTGTCACATTTGAGTTCACAGGGCACATGGTAAATTTCTGCTTTGTAAATGTTCCATTACTAATAAATGTAATGCTCCATATTGTGGGCTTCCATAACTCGGATGAAGCTCCCATTGCTCTTACAACACTTCCAGCCCATCTCCCTCAACTTGAGAATTTAGTCATTTACAACACCAAGCTttattttgag ACAGTGTTTCCATCAGAAAGTTTACCAATTTACACTAACCTTACTCGGTTAGTGATGGTTTCTAAAGTACCAGAAATGGATTTTTTCTTCTGGATTATTACCTTTATGAAGGTTGCTCCTTACTTGAAGACACTCCAACTCCAT CTGTGTCACTTAAAAGATGAATCTGAAACAAGAGAAATTATCAGGCTTTCCAACATCCCTCATAGATACCTGAAGTTCCTTGAGGTAAATGGATTCAGTGGATATCAAGAACAGATTGACATGATAAATTACATTCTTAAGAATGCTATTGCACTAGAGTCAGTGTTGATCGACCCTCGTCCTAAATTTTATCTTGGAGATGGCAAATGGAAGACCCATAATAACCAATGCTTCTTACCTACCAGAGAAAGAAAGCGGATATATGAGTTGCTTCTTCAAGAATTTCAGCCTGTAGGTGTTCAGCTTACAATTCTGTAA